A stretch of the Archangium violaceum genome encodes the following:
- a CDS encoding DUF5916 domain-containing protein, producing MEAVRVEKGPRVDGVLDDAVWRRIPFTSDFTQKEPDQGRPASLRTEVAIVYDAEALYVGARMASDKPEDIETVMTRRDESGSAERFILSLDTYRDRRTAYSFAVTAAGVRVDWYHPQDDEYTRDSSYSPVWQARTTQTAEGWVAEFRIPFSQLRFSGAAEQVWGVNFNRYIPRRNEDDFWVVVPRDVTGWSSHFGELTGIRGVAPSRRVELVPYVSGDLQAISGANPRAGTPFESRRPYSGRAGLDAKVGLGPNLTLDATVNPDFGQLDADPAQVNLTAFETFLEERRPFFSEGSQLFSNEYGPAWFYSRRIGGPPRLSAEADFVESPRASTIWGAAKLTGRLSSGLSLGALGAFTGDAFADTYDFATGKQERVKLDSRTGFGVLRAQQELGDGGSVVGATLTTMQRGIGEGRSLTLTRELAREAYSGGADFRLRLLGGEYFLSGFAGGSLVRGDPAAILRLQESSARYFQRPDQRYVRLNPEATALSGYTLGAKMERVSGEHWLWSISAGAVSPGFELNDMGRLNTADDIDVDVGLTYRETDPGRFLRNWELTLSAFTNWNYGLTRQSSSLSLNGSVTFPNFWAGEFRATYMPRSLSDSLTRGGPLMQTARGVDTEFSLTNSYSDTTRWTLGGGAWTYEQGSRGGFVTASLTLQPHRRLRLGIEPNASLYTDGMQYVDTLEGGRAETYGQRYVFGSVRRHELALRLRANLFLTPDLSLEAYAEPFASSGTFGSFGELERAGGRSLRRYGSFTRLADGGLEVADGGSSFQLYDPDFNIRSFRGNVVLRWEWRPGSTLFLVWQQDRYLGLARGNPLAPRSLGDALSSPGGHTFALKLNWWFPAG from the coding sequence ATGGAGGCCGTCCGCGTGGAGAAGGGCCCCCGGGTGGACGGTGTGCTCGATGACGCCGTCTGGCGGCGCATCCCCTTCACCAGCGACTTCACGCAGAAGGAGCCGGACCAGGGCAGGCCCGCCTCGCTGCGCACCGAGGTGGCGATCGTCTATGACGCGGAGGCCCTCTATGTGGGCGCGCGCATGGCCAGCGACAAGCCCGAGGACATCGAGACGGTGATGACCCGGCGCGACGAGAGCGGCTCCGCCGAGCGTTTCATCCTCTCGTTGGACACGTACCGGGATCGGCGCACCGCCTATTCCTTCGCCGTCACGGCGGCGGGGGTGCGCGTGGACTGGTACCACCCGCAGGACGACGAGTACACCCGTGACTCCTCGTACAGCCCCGTCTGGCAGGCCCGCACCACGCAGACGGCGGAGGGCTGGGTGGCCGAGTTCCGCATCCCCTTCTCGCAGCTGCGCTTCAGCGGCGCCGCCGAGCAGGTGTGGGGCGTCAACTTCAACCGCTACATCCCCCGCCGCAACGAGGACGACTTCTGGGTGGTGGTGCCGCGCGATGTCACGGGTTGGTCCTCCCACTTCGGCGAGCTCACCGGCATCCGCGGCGTGGCCCCCTCGCGCCGCGTCGAGCTGGTGCCCTACGTGTCCGGGGACCTCCAGGCGATCTCGGGCGCCAACCCCCGCGCGGGCACGCCCTTCGAGAGCCGCCGCCCGTACTCGGGCCGCGCGGGCCTGGACGCCAAGGTGGGCCTGGGGCCCAACCTCACCCTGGACGCCACGGTGAATCCGGACTTCGGGCAGCTCGACGCGGACCCGGCCCAGGTGAACCTCACCGCCTTCGAGACCTTCCTCGAGGAGCGCCGCCCCTTCTTCTCCGAGGGCAGCCAGCTCTTCAGCAACGAGTATGGGCCCGCCTGGTTCTACTCGCGCCGCATCGGAGGGCCGCCGCGTCTCTCCGCGGAGGCGGACTTCGTCGAGTCCCCCCGGGCCAGCACCATCTGGGGCGCGGCGAAGCTCACGGGGCGCCTGTCCTCGGGGCTGTCGCTGGGGGCCCTGGGCGCCTTCACGGGTGACGCGTTCGCGGACACCTACGACTTCGCCACCGGGAAGCAGGAGCGGGTGAAGCTGGACTCGCGCACCGGCTTCGGTGTGCTGCGCGCGCAGCAGGAGCTGGGCGACGGGGGCTCGGTGGTGGGCGCCACCCTCACCACCATGCAGCGGGGCATTGGCGAGGGACGGAGCCTCACCCTCACGCGGGAGCTGGCGCGCGAGGCGTACTCGGGGGGCGCGGACTTCCGGCTGCGCCTGCTCGGCGGCGAGTACTTCCTCTCCGGTTTCGCGGGCGGCAGCCTGGTGCGGGGAGACCCCGCCGCCATCCTCCGCCTCCAGGAGTCCAGCGCCCGCTACTTCCAGCGGCCGGACCAGCGGTACGTGCGTTTGAATCCGGAGGCCACCGCGCTGTCCGGCTACACGCTGGGCGCGAAGATGGAGCGGGTGAGTGGCGAGCACTGGCTGTGGAGCATCAGCGCCGGCGCGGTCTCCCCTGGCTTCGAGCTCAACGACATGGGCCGGCTCAACACCGCGGACGACATCGACGTCGACGTGGGGCTGACGTACCGGGAGACGGACCCGGGCCGCTTCCTGCGCAACTGGGAGCTGACCCTGTCCGCCTTCACCAACTGGAACTATGGGCTCACGCGCCAGTCCAGCAGCCTGTCGCTGAATGGCTCCGTCACCTTCCCCAACTTCTGGGCGGGCGAATTCCGGGCGACCTACATGCCGCGCTCCCTCTCGGACTCGCTCACCCGGGGCGGGCCGCTGATGCAGACGGCGCGGGGCGTGGACACGGAGTTCTCCCTCACCAACAGCTACTCCGACACCACGCGCTGGACCCTGGGCGGCGGGGCGTGGACGTACGAGCAGGGCAGCCGCGGTGGTTTCGTGACGGCCTCGCTCACCCTTCAGCCGCACCGGCGCCTGCGCCTGGGCATCGAGCCCAACGCCTCCCTCTACACCGATGGCATGCAGTACGTGGACACGCTGGAGGGGGGGCGCGCGGAGACGTACGGCCAGCGCTACGTCTTCGGCTCCGTGCGGCGTCACGAGCTGGCGTTGCGGCTGCGCGCCAACCTCTTCCTCACCCCGGACCTGAGCCTCGAGGCCTACGCCGAGCCCTTCGCCTCCAGCGGCACCTTCGGAAGCTTCGGGGAGCTGGAGCGGGCGGGAGGCCGTTCCCTGCGCCGGTATGGCTCCTTCACGCGTCTGGCCGACGGTGGGCTGGAGGTGGCGGATGGCGGCTCCTCCTTCCAGCTGTACGACCCGGACTTCAACATCCGCTCCTTCCGCGGCAACGTGGTGCTGCGCTGGGAGTGGCGGCCGGGCAGCACGCTCTTCCTCGTGTGGCAGCAGGACCGCTACCTGGGCCTGGCCCGGGGCAACCCGCTCGCGCCGCGCTCCCTGGGTGACGCGCTCTCCTCTCCCGGTGGGCACACCTTCGCCCTCAAGTTGAACTGGTGGTTCCCCGCGGGCTGA
- a CDS encoding type VI secretion system Vgr family protein, which yields MSSFDERLQQVAQVASTATQLARSLEGGSVSGALSGVLSLLGGGNPLPHVHYTFSSSAKPGAPWHVRRVHAREGLSELYTATIDLVFEGPVVDTDALLGSSCTLRMEREMLSRQVLGIARHVEDLGTLADKRMVRVEVVPALWELSQRIDSYIFQEMTVPEVLQDVLSEGLTPFKRTVSLSLQREYPKREYCVQYAESDLDFVLRLMKEEGIAFYFEHAGDAEELVLVDANAPFQPCQTQEGGPVWIANDAGTLAHVETLRGLEWSTSLRPTGVVVRDFDWTRPRLDLTKDMRAEHESGREAYLYPAELTLSDYDSGNHRYTKEDAAARARLLREGQQSGQKKGRGRGNVMGFCPGHTFELRGHARAELDQAYLLTRVEHLGEAPEEKPLFSRQDSDGRATRERYENRFECIPLSVPFRPEYALTRSRIPGLQTATVVGPSGEEIHTDPHGRIKVKFHWDRVGQEDEKASCWVRVAQTWAGAGFGSLFIPRVGMEVVVDFLEGNPDRPLVIGCVYNGANPPPSKLPEERTRSTLRTQSSPGGEGYNELRFEDAKGEEQVFLHAQKDLMEVVEHDHTTQVNNDQANTVEKNQTNTVKVNQTESVGGDQSMTVSGNRTKTVKKDETVTVEKNRTETVNVNETVTIHGERSLTVDGKETYSVGGTRAKMVTGKETVTLQAGRETTVTTNDELTVSAERLVTADVKHQTTQGPTTFTFEGGHVELNAGSYIKLVHGSGEVHIEDSGKISVSSGTEIALTCGGCSIKLSPTKIEITGAVEVALAGGAGTVKLDPTGVAVSGPKVSSAGAALNEITGGMVKIN from the coding sequence ATGTCCTCATTCGACGAGCGCCTCCAACAGGTGGCACAGGTGGCATCCACGGCTACGCAGCTCGCCAGGAGTCTCGAAGGGGGGAGCGTGAGCGGGGCGCTTTCCGGAGTGCTCTCGCTGCTCGGGGGCGGCAACCCGCTGCCCCATGTGCACTACACGTTCAGTTCCTCGGCAAAACCGGGAGCACCCTGGCACGTGCGACGCGTCCACGCGCGTGAGGGCCTGTCCGAGCTCTACACGGCCACCATCGACCTGGTGTTCGAAGGGCCTGTAGTGGATACCGATGCGCTGCTCGGCTCCTCGTGCACGCTGCGCATGGAGCGCGAGATGCTCTCCCGTCAAGTGCTCGGCATCGCGCGCCACGTGGAGGACCTGGGAACCCTAGCCGACAAACGCATGGTGCGCGTCGAGGTCGTCCCGGCCCTCTGGGAGCTCTCCCAGCGCATCGACTCGTACATCTTCCAGGAAATGACGGTGCCGGAGGTGCTGCAGGACGTACTGAGTGAAGGCCTCACCCCGTTCAAGCGAACGGTAAGCCTGTCGCTCCAGCGCGAGTACCCCAAGCGCGAGTACTGCGTGCAGTACGCCGAGTCGGACCTCGACTTCGTCCTGCGACTGATGAAGGAGGAAGGCATCGCCTTCTATTTCGAGCACGCCGGCGACGCCGAGGAGCTCGTCCTGGTGGATGCCAACGCGCCCTTCCAGCCCTGCCAGACGCAGGAGGGAGGCCCCGTGTGGATAGCGAACGATGCCGGCACGCTCGCACATGTGGAGACGCTCCGGGGGCTGGAGTGGTCCACCTCGCTTCGCCCGACGGGCGTGGTGGTGCGGGACTTCGACTGGACGCGGCCGCGGCTGGACCTGACGAAGGATATGCGGGCCGAGCACGAGAGCGGGCGCGAGGCGTACCTCTATCCGGCGGAGCTCACCCTTTCGGACTACGACTCGGGCAACCACCGGTACACGAAGGAGGACGCGGCCGCCCGGGCCCGCCTGCTGCGCGAAGGCCAGCAATCGGGCCAGAAGAAGGGGCGGGGCCGCGGCAATGTGATGGGCTTCTGCCCGGGCCATACCTTCGAGCTCCGGGGCCACGCACGCGCCGAGCTGGACCAAGCCTACCTCCTCACCCGCGTCGAGCACCTAGGCGAGGCCCCCGAGGAGAAGCCCCTCTTCTCCCGGCAGGACTCCGACGGGCGAGCGACGAGAGAGAGGTACGAGAACCGCTTCGAATGCATCCCCCTGTCCGTGCCCTTCCGGCCGGAGTACGCGCTGACGCGCAGCCGCATCCCCGGCCTGCAGACGGCCACGGTGGTGGGGCCCTCGGGGGAGGAGATTCACACCGACCCGCACGGCCGCATCAAAGTGAAGTTCCACTGGGACCGGGTGGGCCAGGAGGACGAGAAGGCCTCGTGCTGGGTGCGCGTGGCGCAGACGTGGGCAGGAGCCGGCTTCGGCTCGCTCTTCATTCCCCGCGTGGGCATGGAGGTGGTGGTCGACTTCCTGGAAGGCAACCCCGACCGGCCCCTCGTCATCGGCTGCGTCTACAACGGAGCCAACCCACCGCCCTCGAAGCTGCCCGAGGAGCGAACCCGCAGCACGCTGCGCACCCAGAGCTCGCCGGGAGGTGAGGGTTACAACGAGCTGCGCTTCGAGGACGCCAAGGGCGAGGAGCAGGTGTTCCTCCACGCGCAGAAGGACCTGATGGAGGTGGTGGAGCACGACCACACCACGCAGGTGAACAACGACCAGGCCAACACGGTGGAGAAGAACCAGACCAACACCGTGAAGGTCAACCAGACCGAGAGCGTGGGCGGAGACCAGTCCATGACCGTCTCCGGCAACCGCACCAAGACGGTGAAGAAGGACGAGACCGTCACGGTCGAGAAGAACCGCACCGAGACGGTGAACGTGAACGAGACCGTCACCATCCACGGCGAGCGAAGCCTCACGGTGGACGGCAAAGAGACGTACTCGGTTGGAGGCACGCGAGCCAAGATGGTGACAGGCAAGGAGACCGTCACGCTCCAGGCCGGACGGGAGACGACCGTCACCACCAACGACGAGCTCACCGTCAGCGCCGAACGCCTGGTCACCGCGGATGTGAAGCACCAGACCACCCAGGGCCCCACCACCTTCACCTTCGAGGGCGGGCATGTGGAGCTCAACGCGGGCAGCTACATCAAGCTCGTCCACGGATCGGGAGAGGTGCACATCGAGGACAGCGGGAAGATCTCCGTGAGCTCCGGCACGGAGATCGCGCTGACCTGCGGCGGCTGCTCCATCAAGCTCTCGCCTACGAAGATCGAAATCACCGGCGCAGTGGAGGTCGCCCTCGCGGGAGGAGCTGGCACGGTGAAGCTGGACCCCACGGGAGTGGCGGTGTCCGGCCCGAAGGTCAGCTCGGCGGGAGCGGCGCTGAACGAAATCACCGGCGGCATGGTGAAGATCAACTGA
- a CDS encoding RHS repeat-associated core domain-containing protein, which yields MMPAAKHFDPLLGIDIHIIQPPGPVPPVPIPHPHIGMVFDPMDYVPILGATVLVGGLPRAQAGSSGVALPPHIPMGGVFIKPPANESEVFMGSSTVSVDGDAFSHLALPALSCQDLGMPPIPRPKKKKVVKSLVLPTTMVLSIPLPVVVGGPPTISLMALGMRAGMAVLGALLSKLKKMRAARKAQNGVHCNGGHPVDVITGANFDEFVDVRSAPPGLFCWRRRYTTAHADRQGVMGWGFRHEYQHTLHLLRQAWRYEDARGRVIDFTPLKKGESETKQHGVVLRRLDGGCYQISEGRGPRLVLQAAAGENVARLRFVRSATTELELRHEGERLSEVTERSPQGLYRYRFVYDIAGRLTEVLRVQTSGTRRVARYEYDRLGHLIVSHDAEGGLHEYQYDDAHRWTRMRTPTGYSFWWRYDAQGRCTEASGEDGLWWARFEYDSEKRESRVTERQGGVSVFQYDENLTLRKLTDPYGGVMVREVDAEGRVLREVDSGGRVTQLVYDEHGALMGRLDPYQRMLPPPEELPRPTPPDMFVHPRTPLGHMLGGGMDELPGAVPGASRTLLFQVPTELSGLVALLIRLRPEALQEEPQPVRAYDSQGRLVREVDAAGRKREWRYDLAGNEVWHRDADGRGRERRIGRWNLLTAEVDGMGHTTSYEYSSTEQVTRTVDPGGSVSEYEYDEKDRLIRIWRHGILKEEYVWDAGDRLVEKRDSHGQLLMRIEHGQEGRTSTRHLASGGRHLLAWDERGRPTRAATAAHEVRLLRNAQGRMLFDLRDGWGVEHIQTPAARYTVVMGRFTWKLQGDDTEGDLLLVDPTGGQHRLRRDPTGLVLREHANGTCELRQYDDAGRLRSSLTWKPTHDGALHSHWVRYDYTLEGDLIGVWDSIRGETRYATDPAHRLVQEEGPRGSVHYRLDAAGNLLEKPGLRNVVLAEGNRMASANGEAFTYDHRNHLRERRSYEGLSTRYTYDSADMLVHVEDERGEAWTAEYDAIGRRIRCGRGARQTHFYWDGERLAAEVSPEGRMRLYVYAAHDALVPLLFVDYDSVEATPESGRVYTLHTNQAGIPSCVEDASRRVVWWAEQIDPYGQVEVAPSSELELNLRWPGHYLDTETGLFYNRFRYYDPRLGRYLQSDPLGLGGGINLYAYAPNPLVQFDVLGLTHNQKSPGHTKTGQDPVEQVRSKYGDEGVGTYNSLIGDKMAPHLAKQTLELADEMGILREVRELVDSGKLENLRGLNGFLKEVRQELKQGQRGKLYQFHEAHQRAMKGNEVSIEGRRKIPTDPKSGQADIVDHTQTEALQMKAVTGAKEDAVIRNLQSAVDQLGGSGGEFPPDGYKRIADIRIDSPNNSLNNATEQQLRDALRGKIENLDNLNPGEVRISNSTKAEPYVFTPEQLKPN from the coding sequence ATGATGCCGGCCGCCAAGCACTTCGATCCGCTGCTGGGAATCGACATCCACATCATCCAGCCACCCGGCCCGGTGCCGCCGGTGCCCATCCCCCACCCGCACATCGGGATGGTGTTCGACCCGATGGACTACGTGCCCATCCTGGGCGCGACGGTGCTGGTCGGAGGTCTGCCCCGGGCGCAGGCGGGCTCCTCGGGCGTCGCGCTCCCGCCCCACATCCCCATGGGCGGCGTGTTCATCAAGCCCCCGGCCAATGAGTCCGAGGTCTTCATGGGCAGCTCCACCGTCTCGGTGGACGGCGATGCCTTCAGCCACCTCGCCCTGCCGGCGCTGAGCTGCCAGGACCTCGGGATGCCGCCCATTCCGCGGCCCAAGAAGAAGAAGGTGGTCAAGAGCCTGGTGCTCCCGACGACGATGGTGCTGTCCATCCCGCTGCCCGTCGTGGTGGGCGGACCGCCGACCATCTCGCTCATGGCGCTGGGAATGCGCGCCGGCATGGCAGTGCTGGGCGCGCTGCTGTCGAAGCTGAAGAAGATGCGCGCTGCACGCAAGGCGCAGAACGGCGTGCACTGCAACGGCGGCCATCCGGTGGACGTGATTACCGGCGCCAACTTCGACGAGTTCGTGGACGTGCGCTCCGCGCCCCCGGGCCTCTTCTGCTGGCGGCGCCGCTACACCACCGCGCACGCGGACCGCCAGGGAGTGATGGGCTGGGGCTTCCGGCACGAGTACCAGCACACGCTCCACCTGCTGCGCCAGGCCTGGCGCTACGAGGACGCCAGGGGCCGAGTCATCGACTTCACGCCCCTGAAAAAGGGTGAGAGCGAGACGAAGCAGCACGGAGTGGTGCTCCGCCGCCTGGACGGGGGATGCTACCAGATTTCCGAGGGCCGAGGGCCGCGCCTGGTGCTCCAGGCCGCCGCCGGGGAGAATGTCGCACGGCTGCGCTTCGTGCGCTCGGCGACGACCGAGTTGGAGCTGCGCCACGAGGGCGAGCGGTTGAGCGAGGTGACGGAGCGCTCGCCCCAGGGGCTCTACCGCTACCGCTTCGTCTACGACATCGCGGGCCGGCTCACCGAGGTGCTCCGCGTGCAGACCAGCGGCACGCGACGCGTGGCCCGGTACGAGTACGACCGGCTCGGCCACCTCATCGTGTCACACGATGCCGAGGGTGGACTGCACGAGTACCAGTATGACGACGCGCACCGCTGGACGCGGATGCGCACGCCCACCGGCTACAGCTTCTGGTGGCGCTACGACGCGCAGGGCCGCTGCACGGAGGCCTCGGGCGAGGATGGACTGTGGTGGGCGCGCTTCGAGTACGACTCCGAGAAGCGTGAGTCACGCGTCACCGAGCGCCAGGGCGGCGTCAGCGTCTTCCAATACGACGAGAACCTCACCCTGCGAAAGCTGACGGACCCCTATGGCGGAGTCATGGTGCGCGAGGTGGACGCGGAAGGCCGTGTCCTGAGGGAAGTGGACTCCGGCGGGCGAGTGACGCAGCTGGTGTACGACGAGCACGGCGCATTGATGGGGCGCCTGGACCCGTACCAGCGGATGCTGCCCCCACCGGAGGAACTGCCGCGCCCCACCCCACCTGACATGTTCGTCCATCCCCGGACGCCGCTGGGACACATGCTGGGCGGGGGAATGGATGAACTGCCGGGTGCTGTACCGGGTGCATCTCGGACGCTGCTATTTCAGGTGCCAACCGAGCTCTCCGGATTGGTCGCGCTCCTTATACGGCTGCGTCCTGAAGCCTTGCAGGAAGAGCCCCAGCCGGTGCGTGCCTATGACAGTCAGGGACGCCTAGTGCGGGAAGTTGACGCCGCCGGGCGCAAACGCGAGTGGCGTTACGACCTCGCGGGCAACGAGGTATGGCACCGGGACGCCGATGGCCGGGGGCGCGAGCGCCGAATTGGCCGCTGGAACCTGCTCACTGCGGAAGTGGACGGGATGGGTCACACCACCAGCTACGAATACTCATCCACGGAGCAAGTGACGCGCACCGTCGATCCAGGAGGAAGCGTCAGCGAGTATGAATACGACGAGAAAGACCGTCTCATCCGCATCTGGCGCCACGGAATCCTCAAGGAAGAGTACGTCTGGGACGCGGGTGACCGTCTGGTGGAGAAGCGGGACAGCCACGGCCAGCTGCTGATGCGCATCGAGCACGGGCAGGAGGGACGCACGTCAACGCGGCACCTGGCCTCAGGCGGTCGGCACCTCCTGGCCTGGGACGAGCGAGGTCGACCCACTCGCGCCGCCACGGCGGCTCATGAGGTACGGCTCCTGCGCAATGCCCAGGGACGGATGCTGTTCGACCTACGTGATGGCTGGGGCGTGGAGCACATTCAAACTCCAGCGGCACGCTACACGGTCGTGATGGGACGCTTCACCTGGAAGCTGCAAGGGGACGATACGGAAGGGGACCTGCTGTTGGTGGATCCAACAGGTGGCCAACACCGGCTGCGCAGAGATCCGACAGGGCTGGTTCTACGCGAACACGCCAATGGAACATGCGAACTACGCCAGTACGACGATGCGGGCAGGCTGCGCTCAAGCCTGACCTGGAAGCCGACACACGATGGGGCGCTCCATTCCCACTGGGTGCGCTACGACTATACGCTAGAGGGAGACCTCATCGGAGTCTGGGACAGCATCCGGGGGGAGACGCGGTACGCCACGGACCCGGCTCATCGCCTGGTGCAAGAGGAAGGACCGCGGGGCAGCGTCCACTATCGGTTGGATGCAGCCGGCAACCTGCTGGAAAAGCCAGGCCTGCGCAACGTGGTGCTCGCCGAGGGTAACCGCATGGCCTCAGCCAACGGCGAGGCCTTCACCTACGACCACCGCAACCATCTCCGGGAGCGCCGCTCCTACGAAGGTTTATCCACGCGCTATACGTACGATAGCGCGGACATGCTGGTGCACGTTGAGGACGAACGGGGCGAGGCCTGGACGGCAGAGTATGACGCCATTGGCCGCCGCATTCGGTGTGGGCGAGGAGCGAGGCAGACTCACTTCTACTGGGATGGGGAGCGACTGGCCGCAGAGGTTTCACCCGAGGGGCGAATGCGGCTGTATGTATATGCGGCGCACGACGCACTGGTTCCACTTCTATTCGTGGACTACGACAGCGTGGAGGCTACTCCCGAGAGCGGTCGTGTCTACACCTTGCACACCAACCAGGCCGGCATTCCCTCATGCGTAGAGGATGCAAGCAGACGGGTGGTGTGGTGGGCGGAACAAATCGACCCCTATGGACAAGTGGAGGTCGCACCGTCGTCCGAACTGGAACTGAACCTGCGCTGGCCCGGGCACTACCTGGACACGGAGACGGGCCTCTTCTACAACCGCTTCCGCTACTACGATCCCAGGTTGGGACGTTACCTGCAGAGCGACCCACTCGGACTTGGCGGAGGCATCAACTTGTATGCCTACGCCCCCAACCCGCTCGTCCAGTTCGATGTCCTCGGGCTCACCCACAACCAGAAAAGTCCCGGTCATACCAAGACCGGGCAGGATCCGGTCGAGCAGGTGAGATCCAAGTACGGCGATGAGGGGGTTGGCACGTACAACTCTTTGATCGGCGACAAGATGGCGCCGCACCTTGCAAAGCAGACCCTCGAACTCGCAGACGAAATGGGCATCCTCCGTGAGGTCCGTGAACTCGTCGACAGCGGAAAACTCGAAAACCTGCGTGGTCTGAACGGGTTCCTCAAAGAAGTCAGGCAGGAACTCAAGCAGGGCCAACGTGGCAAGCTCTACCAATTCCATGAGGCGCACCAACGCGCCATGAAGGGCAATGAGGTGTCCATTGAGGGCCGCCGCAAGATACCGACCGATCCGAAGAGCGGCCAAGCGGACATCGTAGACCACACCCAGACCGAGGCTCTCCAGATGAAAGCGGTCACGGGAGCAAAAGAAGATGCTGTGATTCGCAATCTACAGTCGGCAGTGGATCAATTAGGTGGTTCTGGTGGCGAGTTTCCGCCTGACGGCTACAAGCGCATCGCCGATATCCGCATTGATTCTCCCAATAACTCCCTCAACAATGCAACGGAGCAACAACTCCGCGATGCCTTACGTGGCAAGATAGAGAACCTCGACAACCTCAACCCCGGCGAGGTGCGCATCTCTAATTCGACCAAGGCCGAGCCCTACGTCTTCACACCCGAACAGCTGAAACCGAACTGA
- the rapZ gene encoding RNase adapter RapZ produces MSGSGKSTAIRALEDVGFFCIDNLPVLLLPKLTELAGGGQFSHLALVVDAREGVFLQEAPRVLDEVRRAGHQVEVLFLDASDESLIRRFSETRRRHPLAPTGSVAEGLRAEREALKDLREMADQVIDSSVLNVHDLKRMVQARFSPEPASGPSLSVMSFGFRHGVPPQADLVFDVRFLPNPYFVPELKGLTGKDPKVAAYVLDREETQQFVEKVVDLCRFLFPRYQKEGKAYLTVALGCTGGKHRSVAIAEELRNRLIGDHPRVQLWDRDVEKE; encoded by the coding sequence ATGTCCGGCTCGGGCAAGTCCACCGCCATCCGCGCCTTGGAGGATGTCGGCTTCTTCTGCATCGACAACCTGCCGGTGTTGCTGCTGCCCAAGCTGACGGAACTGGCGGGAGGCGGGCAGTTCTCGCACCTGGCGCTGGTGGTGGACGCGCGCGAGGGCGTCTTCCTGCAGGAGGCGCCGCGGGTCCTGGACGAGGTGCGCCGGGCGGGGCACCAGGTGGAGGTGCTCTTCCTGGACGCGAGCGACGAGAGCCTCATCCGCCGCTTCAGCGAGACGCGCCGCCGCCATCCCCTGGCGCCCACGGGCAGCGTGGCCGAGGGGCTTCGCGCCGAGCGCGAGGCGCTCAAGGATCTGCGGGAGATGGCCGATCAGGTCATCGACTCGTCGGTGCTCAACGTGCACGACCTGAAGCGCATGGTGCAGGCGCGCTTCAGCCCGGAGCCGGCGAGCGGGCCGTCGCTGTCCGTCATGTCCTTCGGCTTCCGGCATGGGGTGCCGCCGCAAGCGGACCTGGTCTTCGACGTGCGCTTCCTGCCCAACCCGTACTTCGTCCCGGAGCTCAAGGGGCTGACGGGGAAGGACCCGAAGGTGGCGGCGTACGTGCTGGACCGCGAGGAGACGCAGCAGTTCGTGGAGAAGGTGGTGGACCTGTGCCGCTTCCTCTTCCCGCGCTACCAGAAGGAAGGGAAGGCGTACCTGACGGTGGCGCTGGGGTGCACGGGCGGTAAGCACCGCTCGGTGGCCATCGCCGAGGAACTGCGCAATCGTCTCATCGGGGACCATCCGCGCGTGCAGCTCTGGGACCGCGACGTCGAAAAGGAGTAG
- the hprK gene encoding HPr(Ser) kinase/phosphatase, with translation MNSIRVSQLLEDREYDLQLTLVAGERGLNRRINSSRIQKPGLALTGFTEHLHPHRVQVFGNTEVSYLLTLPLERQREVLDSLFQEELACVVVTKGLAPPPALVEACEKAGLALMRSPLLSSTFIQQVQAFMEDALTESSSLHGVLMDVFGVGVLLLGKSGIGKSEIALDMVMRGHRLVADDIVDVTRRRPGVVYGTGNPVIRHHMEIRGLGIINIKDLFGVASVRERKKIEMVIELHEWDPQQEYDRLGVEDRFMNIVGVDIPLSVVPVRPGRNMTTIIEVAARNQLLKQQGHHSAREFAERLNRAIAEGAMRRSMGEEVE, from the coding sequence ATGAACTCTATCCGGGTATCCCAGCTCCTCGAAGACCGCGAGTATGACCTCCAGCTCACCCTGGTGGCGGGCGAGCGGGGGTTGAACCGCCGCATCAACTCCTCGCGTATCCAGAAGCCGGGATTGGCGCTCACGGGCTTCACCGAGCACCTCCATCCGCACCGGGTCCAGGTGTTCGGCAACACGGAGGTCTCCTACCTGCTCACGCTCCCGCTGGAGCGGCAGCGCGAGGTGCTGGATTCGCTCTTCCAGGAGGAGCTGGCCTGCGTGGTGGTGACCAAGGGCCTGGCGCCGCCCCCCGCGCTGGTGGAGGCGTGCGAGAAGGCCGGGCTGGCCCTGATGCGCTCCCCACTGCTCTCCAGCACCTTCATCCAGCAGGTGCAGGCCTTCATGGAGGATGCCCTGACCGAGTCCAGCAGCCTGCATGGCGTGCTCATGGACGTGTTCGGCGTGGGCGTGCTGCTGCTGGGCAAGAGTGGCATCGGCAAGAGCGAGATCGCCCTGGACATGGTGATGCGCGGCCACCGGTTGGTGGCGGACGACATCGTGGACGTGACGCGGCGGCGGCCCGGCGTGGTGTACGGCACGGGCAACCCCGTCATCCGCCACCACATGGAGATTCGCGGCCTGGGCATCATCAACATCAAGGATCTGTTCGGCGTGGCCTCGGTGCGTGAGCGCAAGAAGATCGAAATGGTCATCGAGCTGCACGAGTGGGATCCGCAGCAGGAGTACGATCGGCTGGGCGTGGAGGACCGGTTCATGAACATCGTGGGCGTGGACATCCCGCTGTCGGTGGTGCCGGTGCGCCCGGGACGTAACATGACCACCATCATCGAGGTGGCCGCGCGCAACCAGCTTCTCAAGCAACAGGGCCACCACTCGGCGAGGGAGTTCGCCGAGCGGCTCAACCGTGCCATCGCCGAGGGGGCGATGCGCCGTTCCATGGGTGAGGAAGTCGAGTGA